The sequence below is a genomic window from Cryobacterium arcticum.
TCACCTTCGTGGGATCGATCATCGTCGCGTTGCCCGCCATCGTCTGCGCGGTGCTGGGAATCTTCGTCGACCCGCTCTGGAACCTGCCCGCCCTGTACTGGGGTCTCGGTATCGGCTTCGTGGTGCTCGTCGGCGGCATCTGGCTCGGCTCGCGCACCTTCGAACGCCGTGGACCGGAGATGCTCTCCTCCGCTTTGCGCGCGTAGCTGCATACACTTGATGGCATGACACACGACATTCGAGCGAGCATCGCTGAGCCCGGCCGGGGCCCCGGAACCGGTGGCGGAACGTCCACCCTCGACCGTGAACTCGAGGAACTACTCAACCAGGACCAGATCGAGCCGGGTGACCACGAACGGTTCTCCCACTACGTGCCCAAGGACAAGATCCTCGAGTCCGCCATGACCGGCAAGCCGGTCAAGGCGCTGTGCGGCAAGAAGTGGCTGCCGGGGCGCGACCCGGAGAAGTTCCCGGTGTGCCCGACCTGCAAGTCCATCTACGAGAAGATGAAGCAGGACTGACCCTCCGCAGCTCAGCTGGTGATCAGGCGAAGACCGTCGGGATCACCGCGTCGCCGCGGCCCAGCCGGAATGCGTCCACGGGCAGTTCCCGCATGGCGGCAGCGTTCTGCTCGCGG
It includes:
- a CDS encoding DUF3039 domain-containing protein, with product MTHDIRASIAEPGRGPGTGGGTSTLDRELEELLNQDQIEPGDHERFSHYVPKDKILESAMTGKPVKALCGKKWLPGRDPEKFPVCPTCKSIYEKMKQD